The following are from one region of the Oncorhynchus masou masou isolate Uvic2021 chromosome 24, UVic_Omas_1.1, whole genome shotgun sequence genome:
- the LOC135512548 gene encoding transcription factor HES-1-like, producing MCGRDISDGQKMPSDMMEKNSSSPVAATPASMNTTPDKPKTASEHRKSSKPIMEKRRRARINESLGQLKTLILDALKKDSSRHSKLEKADILEMTVKHLRNLQRAQMTAALNTDPTVLGKYRAGFSECTNEVTRFLSTCEGVNTEVRTRLLGHLASCMTQINAMNYPTQHQISAGPPHPSFGQSMVQMPNSSPQGNVMPLPCKGGSPQSMSPEATKVYGGFQLVPATDGQFAFLIPNAAFAPNGPVIPVYANQVNTPVPAAVSPGAPTGNSDSVWRPW from the exons ATGTGTGGAAGGGATATTTCAGACGGACAGAAGATGCCTTCCGATATGATGGAAAAAAACTCATCCTCTCCGGTTGCTGCTACCCCTGCCAGCATGAACACGACACCTGATAAACCCAAGACGGCTTCCGAGCACAGGAAG TCATCCAAACCTATCatggagaaaaggagaagagccAGAATCAACGAAAGCTTGGGACAGTTGAAAACACTTATCCTGGACGCGCTCAAAAAAGAT AGCTCTAGACACTCAAAACTTGAAAAGGCAGACATCCTGGAGATGACGGTGAAACATCTCCGGAACCTCCAGAGAGCGCAAATGACTG CTGCGTTGAACACTGATCCCACCGTGCTGGGGAAATACAGAGCTGGGTTCAGCGAGTGCACGAATGAAGTCACCCGGTTCCTATCCACCTGCGAGGGGGTTAACACCGAGGTCAGGACGCGGCTTCTCGGTCACTTGGCCAGTTGCATGACGCAGATCAACGCTATGAACTACCCCACACAGCACCAGATTTCAGCCGggcctcctcacccctccttcgGCCAGTCCATGGTACAGATGCCCAACTCATCTCCGCAAGGCAACGTGATGCCCCTGCCTTGTAAAGGTGGCTCTCCCCAGAGCATGTCACCAGAAGCCACTAAAGTATACGGCGGTTTCCAGCTCGTACCTGCCACAGACGGACAATTCGCCTTCCTCATCCCCAACGCAGCTTTTGCACCCAACGGTCCGGTTATCCCGGTGTATGCGAACCAGGTCAACACGCCTGTTCCAGCGGCAGTGTCCCCCGGTGCACCGACAGGCAACTCGGACTCAGTGTGGCGACCCTGgtag